Proteins encoded together in one Amphiprion ocellaris isolate individual 3 ecotype Okinawa chromosome 14, ASM2253959v1, whole genome shotgun sequence window:
- the LOC111572725 gene encoding HMG box transcription factor BBX isoform X2, with protein MKGGGRGKEPPVAGEVTGKRPKRKCLQWHPLLSKKALDFSEEEEEEDEEELEKPVMCNQDRESQVQCGSTTEELEEDPSEQRARRPMNAFLLFCKRHRSLVRQEHPRLDNRGATKILADWWAVLEPKEKQKYTDMAKEYKDAFMKANPGYKWCPTTSKPVKSPSCQSVSNPRKKVWSFSCNSSKDSTAKKVPKTDSMPQLNFAMADPTKMGGLSMLLLAGEHALTNREIPSSTKPSLPDTRSEGNSFPEDKEEMLSGTIPNRVPGTTESRVKSALSPMAESSLSLAPEGKPCRQSALFQLAEMCLASEAGKMDTVVSQPEDSSSTASIQQTTIKPEVKEERADTNNCPPSPHASALLPSLSFVTSTSTDVIPPQISSQNTCVKKKSKKKDVAKSNEDDPMPCSAKKIIKNCNNSESNVDSVFSTIEAVAKGAWMGTEEDPKKKIQSSLSDGNSGLPKKKSRPKAKTFIKEKEDEMDDSSGQCGQYSSSEVEKKEEITVCPKTEAEEANIESTDLQGHMAESYFSPCSHSPVKLKEEDRGKERVSDATSESSAENRGSRKSERSCKGALYKTLVSEGMLASLRANIDRGKRGAVRASDHDANWGDDSWTVSQMGPNNPKKLKKSKSKDDSSQQGLGKLEEEFEKKFNSLPQYSPMTFDKKGTAVAKKKKTDGSSVQEDASNARKGPSPSQKKTSFHKIVRKHKHKKEKARAVDEAVVESDSMMLDSASKAKSCAPVAIMCPDVQGMTNMEMLVGSQKRKARKTKITHLVRTADGSVSPAEEDKTRDLNQEQDKKPLSQQNLCNEKGCYSNPRAEEAERSTVPQELPAFLSLAALAEVAAMENVHRGQRGLAESQKTELGQTAVLISCADQ; from the exons ATGAAGGGTGGAGGAAGAGGCAAGGAGCCACCTGTTGCAGGGGAGGTCACTGGCAAACGACCCAAACGCAAATGCCTGCAATGGCACCCACTTCTCTCCAAAAAGGCTTTGGATTTCTccgaggaggaagaagaagaagatgaagaggaactGGAGAAG CCAGTGATGTGCAATCAGGACCGGGAATCACAGGTGCAGTGTGGAAGCACAACAGAGGAACTGGAGGAGGACCCCAGTGAACAGCGGGCACGCCGACCTATGAATGCTTTCCTCCTCTTTTGCAAACGTCACCGTTCTCTGGTCCGGCAGGAACACCCTCGCTTGGACAACCGTGGGGCCACCAAGATCCTGGCTGACTGGTGGGCAGTGCTGGAGCCCAAAGAGAAGCAGAAATACACTGACATGGCCAAGGAG TACAAGGATGCCTTTATGAAGGCAAATCCGGGCTACAAGTGGTGTCCCACCACCAGCAAACCAGTTAAAAGCCCTTCCTGCCAGTCAGTCAGCAATCCTCGCAAAAAAGTTTGGTCCTTCTCTTGCAACTCATCCAAGGACTCCACTGCCAAAAAAGTGCCCAAAACTGACAGCATGCCACAGTTAAACTTTGCCATGGCAG ATCCTACAAAAATGGGAGGCCTaagcatgttgctgttagctGGGGAACATGCCCTCACAAACAGAGAG ATCCCTTCAAGCACTAAACCTAGTTTACCTGACACACGCAGTGAAGGGAACTCCTTTCCAGAGGACAAGGAAGAG ATGTTGTCTGGAACAATACCAAACAGAGTGCCTGGCACTACTGAAAGCAGGGTCAAGTCTGCTCTTTCTCCAATGGCAGAG TCATCGCTGTCTCTGGCACCTGAAGGAAAACCATGCAGACAATCTGCACTCTTTCAGCTTGCTGAG ATGTGTTTAGCATCTGAGGCCGGAAAAATGGACACAGTTGTATCTCAGCCAGAGGACAGCTCCTCTACAGCCTCTATCCAGCAAACTACCATCAAGCCAGAGGTCAAGGAGGAGAGAGCAGACACTAACAACTGTCCTCCCTCCCCACATGCATCAGCCCTCCTACCTTCACTCTCTTTTGTCACTTCTACCTCCACTGATGTCATTCCCCCACAAATCAGCAGCCAAAATACATGTGTCAAAAAGAAGAGCAAGAAAAAAGATGTGGCCAAATCAAATGAAGATGATCCGATGCCTTGTTCAGCAAAGAAGATAATCAAGAACTGTAACAATTCAGAATCAAACGTGGACAGTGTCTTCAGTACAATTGAGGCCGTGGCAAAAGGGGCCTGGATGGGCACAGAGGAAGATCCCAAGAAGAAGATCCAGAGCAGTCTTAGTGATGGAAACTCTGGTTTACCCAAAAAGAAAAGTAGGCCCAAAGCCAAGACCTTTATCAAAGAGAAAGAGGATGAGATGGATGACAGCAGTGGGCAGTGTGGGCAGTACAGCTCCTCTGAGgtggagaagaaggaagagatTACAGTTTGTCCCAagacagaagcagaagaagcaAATATAGAAAGCACAGACCTCCAGGGTCACATGGCAGAATCCTATTTCTCCCCTTGCAGCCATTCACCTGTTAAACTCAAAGAGGAGGACAGGGGGAAGGAGAGGGTGAGTGATGCAACCTCTGAGTCCAGCGCAGAAAACCGTGGCTCCAGGAAATCAGAGCGGAGCTGTAAAGGCGCCTTGTATAAAACTCTTGTCTCCGAGGGCATGCTGGCATCGCTGAGAGCCAATATTGACCGAG GTAAACGAGGTGCTGTCCGTGCTTCTGATCATGATGCTAACTGGGGTGATGACAGCTGGACAGTTTCACAGATGGGACCTAATAACCCCAAGAAGCTGAAAAAGTCCAAGTCCAAAGATGATTCTTCACAACAAGG CTTAGGGAAGCTGGAGGAGGAGTTTGAGAAGAAGTTTAACAGCCTGCCACAGTATAGCCCAATGACTTTTGATAAGAAGGGGACAGCTGTcgcaaagaaaaagaagactgATGGTTCATCTGTTCAAGAGGATGCCTCTAATGCTAGAAAAG GGCCATCTCCATCTCAGAAAAAGACTTCATTCCACAAGATTGTTaggaagcacaaacacaaaaaggagAAAGCACGTGCAGTGGACGAAG CCGTGGTAGAGAGTGATTCCATGATGCTGGATTCAGCTTCAAAAGCCAAATCATGTGCCCCTGTTGCCATAATGTGCCCTGATGTCCAGGGTATGACTAACATGGAGATGCTAGTTGGTAGCCAGAAGAGGAAGGCTAGGAAGACCAAGATCACACACTTGGTTCGCACAGCTGATGGCAGCGTTTCTCCAGCTGAAG AGGACAAAACAAGGGACCTGAACCAGGAACAGGATAAGAAGCCATTATCCCAACAGAATTTATGCAATGAAAAAGGGTGCTACAGTAATCCCAGagcagaggaggcagagaggagcACCGTACCACAAGAGCTACCTGCTTTCTTGAGCTTGGCTGCCCTTGCTGAGGTAGCAGCCATGGAAAACGTTCACAG GGGCCAGAGAGGTTTGGCCGAGAGTCAAAAGACGGAGCTCGGCCAGACAGCAGTTCTCATCTCCTGTGCTGATCAGtga
- the LOC111572725 gene encoding HMG box transcription factor BBX isoform X3 gives MKGGGRGKEPPVAGEVTGKRPKRKCLQWHPLLSKKALDFSEEEEEEDEEELEKQPVMCNQDRESQVQCGSTTEELEEDPSEQRARRPMNAFLLFCKRHRSLVRQEHPRLDNRGATKILADWWAVLEPKEKQKYTDMAKEYKDAFMKANPGYKWCPTTSKPVKSPSCQSVSNPRKKVWSFSCNSSKDSTAKKVPKTDSMPQLNFAMADPTKMGGLSMLLLAGEHALTNREIPSSTKPSLPDTRSEGNSFPEDKEEMLSGTIPNRVPGTTESRVKSALSPMAESSLSLAPEGKPCRQSALFQLAEMCLASEAGKMDTVVSQPEDSSSTASIQQTTIKPEVKEERADTNNCPPSPHASALLPSLSFVTSTSTDVIPPQISSQNTCVKKKSKKKDVAKSNEDDPMPCSAKKIIKNCNNSESNVDSVFSTIEAVAKGAWMGTEEDPKKKIQSSLSDGNSGLPKKKSRPKAKTFIKEKEDEMDDSSGQCGQYSSSEVEKKEEITVCPKTEAEEANIESTDLQGHMAESYFSPCSHSPVKLKEEDRGKERVSDATSESSAENRGSRKSERSCKGALYKTLVSEGMLASLRANIDRGKRGAVRASDHDANWGDDSWTVSQMGPNNPKKLKKSKSKDDSSQQGLGKLEEEFEKKFNSLPQYSPMTFDKKGTAVAKKKKTDGSSVQEDASNARKAVVESDSMMLDSASKAKSCAPVAIMCPDVQGMTNMEMLVGSQKRKARKTKITHLVRTADGSVSPAEEDKTRDLNQEQDKKPLSQQNLCNEKGCYSNPRAEEAERSTVPQELPAFLSLAALAEVAAMENVHRGQRGLAESQKTELGQTAVLISCADQ, from the exons ATGAAGGGTGGAGGAAGAGGCAAGGAGCCACCTGTTGCAGGGGAGGTCACTGGCAAACGACCCAAACGCAAATGCCTGCAATGGCACCCACTTCTCTCCAAAAAGGCTTTGGATTTCTccgaggaggaagaagaagaagatgaagaggaactGGAGAAG CAGCCAGTGATGTGCAATCAGGACCGGGAATCACAGGTGCAGTGTGGAAGCACAACAGAGGAACTGGAGGAGGACCCCAGTGAACAGCGGGCACGCCGACCTATGAATGCTTTCCTCCTCTTTTGCAAACGTCACCGTTCTCTGGTCCGGCAGGAACACCCTCGCTTGGACAACCGTGGGGCCACCAAGATCCTGGCTGACTGGTGGGCAGTGCTGGAGCCCAAAGAGAAGCAGAAATACACTGACATGGCCAAGGAG TACAAGGATGCCTTTATGAAGGCAAATCCGGGCTACAAGTGGTGTCCCACCACCAGCAAACCAGTTAAAAGCCCTTCCTGCCAGTCAGTCAGCAATCCTCGCAAAAAAGTTTGGTCCTTCTCTTGCAACTCATCCAAGGACTCCACTGCCAAAAAAGTGCCCAAAACTGACAGCATGCCACAGTTAAACTTTGCCATGGCAG ATCCTACAAAAATGGGAGGCCTaagcatgttgctgttagctGGGGAACATGCCCTCACAAACAGAGAG ATCCCTTCAAGCACTAAACCTAGTTTACCTGACACACGCAGTGAAGGGAACTCCTTTCCAGAGGACAAGGAAGAG ATGTTGTCTGGAACAATACCAAACAGAGTGCCTGGCACTACTGAAAGCAGGGTCAAGTCTGCTCTTTCTCCAATGGCAGAG TCATCGCTGTCTCTGGCACCTGAAGGAAAACCATGCAGACAATCTGCACTCTTTCAGCTTGCTGAG ATGTGTTTAGCATCTGAGGCCGGAAAAATGGACACAGTTGTATCTCAGCCAGAGGACAGCTCCTCTACAGCCTCTATCCAGCAAACTACCATCAAGCCAGAGGTCAAGGAGGAGAGAGCAGACACTAACAACTGTCCTCCCTCCCCACATGCATCAGCCCTCCTACCTTCACTCTCTTTTGTCACTTCTACCTCCACTGATGTCATTCCCCCACAAATCAGCAGCCAAAATACATGTGTCAAAAAGAAGAGCAAGAAAAAAGATGTGGCCAAATCAAATGAAGATGATCCGATGCCTTGTTCAGCAAAGAAGATAATCAAGAACTGTAACAATTCAGAATCAAACGTGGACAGTGTCTTCAGTACAATTGAGGCCGTGGCAAAAGGGGCCTGGATGGGCACAGAGGAAGATCCCAAGAAGAAGATCCAGAGCAGTCTTAGTGATGGAAACTCTGGTTTACCCAAAAAGAAAAGTAGGCCCAAAGCCAAGACCTTTATCAAAGAGAAAGAGGATGAGATGGATGACAGCAGTGGGCAGTGTGGGCAGTACAGCTCCTCTGAGgtggagaagaaggaagagatTACAGTTTGTCCCAagacagaagcagaagaagcaAATATAGAAAGCACAGACCTCCAGGGTCACATGGCAGAATCCTATTTCTCCCCTTGCAGCCATTCACCTGTTAAACTCAAAGAGGAGGACAGGGGGAAGGAGAGGGTGAGTGATGCAACCTCTGAGTCCAGCGCAGAAAACCGTGGCTCCAGGAAATCAGAGCGGAGCTGTAAAGGCGCCTTGTATAAAACTCTTGTCTCCGAGGGCATGCTGGCATCGCTGAGAGCCAATATTGACCGAG GTAAACGAGGTGCTGTCCGTGCTTCTGATCATGATGCTAACTGGGGTGATGACAGCTGGACAGTTTCACAGATGGGACCTAATAACCCCAAGAAGCTGAAAAAGTCCAAGTCCAAAGATGATTCTTCACAACAAGG CTTAGGGAAGCTGGAGGAGGAGTTTGAGAAGAAGTTTAACAGCCTGCCACAGTATAGCCCAATGACTTTTGATAAGAAGGGGACAGCTGTcgcaaagaaaaagaagactgATGGTTCATCTGTTCAAGAGGATGCCTCTAATGCTAGAAAAG CCGTGGTAGAGAGTGATTCCATGATGCTGGATTCAGCTTCAAAAGCCAAATCATGTGCCCCTGTTGCCATAATGTGCCCTGATGTCCAGGGTATGACTAACATGGAGATGCTAGTTGGTAGCCAGAAGAGGAAGGCTAGGAAGACCAAGATCACACACTTGGTTCGCACAGCTGATGGCAGCGTTTCTCCAGCTGAAG AGGACAAAACAAGGGACCTGAACCAGGAACAGGATAAGAAGCCATTATCCCAACAGAATTTATGCAATGAAAAAGGGTGCTACAGTAATCCCAGagcagaggaggcagagaggagcACCGTACCACAAGAGCTACCTGCTTTCTTGAGCTTGGCTGCCCTTGCTGAGGTAGCAGCCATGGAAAACGTTCACAG GGGCCAGAGAGGTTTGGCCGAGAGTCAAAAGACGGAGCTCGGCCAGACAGCAGTTCTCATCTCCTGTGCTGATCAGtga
- the LOC111572725 gene encoding HMG box transcription factor BBX isoform X1, whose translation MKGGGRGKEPPVAGEVTGKRPKRKCLQWHPLLSKKALDFSEEEEEEDEEELEKQPVMCNQDRESQVQCGSTTEELEEDPSEQRARRPMNAFLLFCKRHRSLVRQEHPRLDNRGATKILADWWAVLEPKEKQKYTDMAKEYKDAFMKANPGYKWCPTTSKPVKSPSCQSVSNPRKKVWSFSCNSSKDSTAKKVPKTDSMPQLNFAMADPTKMGGLSMLLLAGEHALTNREIPSSTKPSLPDTRSEGNSFPEDKEEMLSGTIPNRVPGTTESRVKSALSPMAESSLSLAPEGKPCRQSALFQLAEMCLASEAGKMDTVVSQPEDSSSTASIQQTTIKPEVKEERADTNNCPPSPHASALLPSLSFVTSTSTDVIPPQISSQNTCVKKKSKKKDVAKSNEDDPMPCSAKKIIKNCNNSESNVDSVFSTIEAVAKGAWMGTEEDPKKKIQSSLSDGNSGLPKKKSRPKAKTFIKEKEDEMDDSSGQCGQYSSSEVEKKEEITVCPKTEAEEANIESTDLQGHMAESYFSPCSHSPVKLKEEDRGKERVSDATSESSAENRGSRKSERSCKGALYKTLVSEGMLASLRANIDRGKRGAVRASDHDANWGDDSWTVSQMGPNNPKKLKKSKSKDDSSQQGLGKLEEEFEKKFNSLPQYSPMTFDKKGTAVAKKKKTDGSSVQEDASNARKGPSPSQKKTSFHKIVRKHKHKKEKARAVDEAVVESDSMMLDSASKAKSCAPVAIMCPDVQGMTNMEMLVGSQKRKARKTKITHLVRTADGSVSPAEEDKTRDLNQEQDKKPLSQQNLCNEKGCYSNPRAEEAERSTVPQELPAFLSLAALAEVAAMENVHRGQRGLAESQKTELGQTAVLISCADQ comes from the exons ATGAAGGGTGGAGGAAGAGGCAAGGAGCCACCTGTTGCAGGGGAGGTCACTGGCAAACGACCCAAACGCAAATGCCTGCAATGGCACCCACTTCTCTCCAAAAAGGCTTTGGATTTCTccgaggaggaagaagaagaagatgaagaggaactGGAGAAG CAGCCAGTGATGTGCAATCAGGACCGGGAATCACAGGTGCAGTGTGGAAGCACAACAGAGGAACTGGAGGAGGACCCCAGTGAACAGCGGGCACGCCGACCTATGAATGCTTTCCTCCTCTTTTGCAAACGTCACCGTTCTCTGGTCCGGCAGGAACACCCTCGCTTGGACAACCGTGGGGCCACCAAGATCCTGGCTGACTGGTGGGCAGTGCTGGAGCCCAAAGAGAAGCAGAAATACACTGACATGGCCAAGGAG TACAAGGATGCCTTTATGAAGGCAAATCCGGGCTACAAGTGGTGTCCCACCACCAGCAAACCAGTTAAAAGCCCTTCCTGCCAGTCAGTCAGCAATCCTCGCAAAAAAGTTTGGTCCTTCTCTTGCAACTCATCCAAGGACTCCACTGCCAAAAAAGTGCCCAAAACTGACAGCATGCCACAGTTAAACTTTGCCATGGCAG ATCCTACAAAAATGGGAGGCCTaagcatgttgctgttagctGGGGAACATGCCCTCACAAACAGAGAG ATCCCTTCAAGCACTAAACCTAGTTTACCTGACACACGCAGTGAAGGGAACTCCTTTCCAGAGGACAAGGAAGAG ATGTTGTCTGGAACAATACCAAACAGAGTGCCTGGCACTACTGAAAGCAGGGTCAAGTCTGCTCTTTCTCCAATGGCAGAG TCATCGCTGTCTCTGGCACCTGAAGGAAAACCATGCAGACAATCTGCACTCTTTCAGCTTGCTGAG ATGTGTTTAGCATCTGAGGCCGGAAAAATGGACACAGTTGTATCTCAGCCAGAGGACAGCTCCTCTACAGCCTCTATCCAGCAAACTACCATCAAGCCAGAGGTCAAGGAGGAGAGAGCAGACACTAACAACTGTCCTCCCTCCCCACATGCATCAGCCCTCCTACCTTCACTCTCTTTTGTCACTTCTACCTCCACTGATGTCATTCCCCCACAAATCAGCAGCCAAAATACATGTGTCAAAAAGAAGAGCAAGAAAAAAGATGTGGCCAAATCAAATGAAGATGATCCGATGCCTTGTTCAGCAAAGAAGATAATCAAGAACTGTAACAATTCAGAATCAAACGTGGACAGTGTCTTCAGTACAATTGAGGCCGTGGCAAAAGGGGCCTGGATGGGCACAGAGGAAGATCCCAAGAAGAAGATCCAGAGCAGTCTTAGTGATGGAAACTCTGGTTTACCCAAAAAGAAAAGTAGGCCCAAAGCCAAGACCTTTATCAAAGAGAAAGAGGATGAGATGGATGACAGCAGTGGGCAGTGTGGGCAGTACAGCTCCTCTGAGgtggagaagaaggaagagatTACAGTTTGTCCCAagacagaagcagaagaagcaAATATAGAAAGCACAGACCTCCAGGGTCACATGGCAGAATCCTATTTCTCCCCTTGCAGCCATTCACCTGTTAAACTCAAAGAGGAGGACAGGGGGAAGGAGAGGGTGAGTGATGCAACCTCTGAGTCCAGCGCAGAAAACCGTGGCTCCAGGAAATCAGAGCGGAGCTGTAAAGGCGCCTTGTATAAAACTCTTGTCTCCGAGGGCATGCTGGCATCGCTGAGAGCCAATATTGACCGAG GTAAACGAGGTGCTGTCCGTGCTTCTGATCATGATGCTAACTGGGGTGATGACAGCTGGACAGTTTCACAGATGGGACCTAATAACCCCAAGAAGCTGAAAAAGTCCAAGTCCAAAGATGATTCTTCACAACAAGG CTTAGGGAAGCTGGAGGAGGAGTTTGAGAAGAAGTTTAACAGCCTGCCACAGTATAGCCCAATGACTTTTGATAAGAAGGGGACAGCTGTcgcaaagaaaaagaagactgATGGTTCATCTGTTCAAGAGGATGCCTCTAATGCTAGAAAAG GGCCATCTCCATCTCAGAAAAAGACTTCATTCCACAAGATTGTTaggaagcacaaacacaaaaaggagAAAGCACGTGCAGTGGACGAAG CCGTGGTAGAGAGTGATTCCATGATGCTGGATTCAGCTTCAAAAGCCAAATCATGTGCCCCTGTTGCCATAATGTGCCCTGATGTCCAGGGTATGACTAACATGGAGATGCTAGTTGGTAGCCAGAAGAGGAAGGCTAGGAAGACCAAGATCACACACTTGGTTCGCACAGCTGATGGCAGCGTTTCTCCAGCTGAAG AGGACAAAACAAGGGACCTGAACCAGGAACAGGATAAGAAGCCATTATCCCAACAGAATTTATGCAATGAAAAAGGGTGCTACAGTAATCCCAGagcagaggaggcagagaggagcACCGTACCACAAGAGCTACCTGCTTTCTTGAGCTTGGCTGCCCTTGCTGAGGTAGCAGCCATGGAAAACGTTCACAG GGGCCAGAGAGGTTTGGCCGAGAGTCAAAAGACGGAGCTCGGCCAGACAGCAGTTCTCATCTCCTGTGCTGATCAGtga